From the Xyrauchen texanus isolate HMW12.3.18 chromosome 37, RBS_HiC_50CHRs, whole genome shotgun sequence genome, one window contains:
- the LOC127630972 gene encoding uncharacterized protein LOC127630972 → MCLCRRFYSSHFSSCVPSSHVHVGFCMGKSKLAPRQVHTVPRLELCASVLAVELADMLLNELDIEIHKVKYYTDSRVVLGYINNTSRRFYVYVANRVARIRKSSEPSQWHFVSTEINPADHGSRYVPASLLSSTNWFTGPDFLRKSDGECPVQPNSFQLVEPATDNEVRPQVSTFATTTVEKSLGSHRFERFSSCKRLTQAIAKLIEKVSSISKAPESKMDALTQAKLVIVRTVQGETFAKELKNLNKGKDILKHSPLKNLNVFLDKERLVRVGGRVTSAEITQEQRQPIVIPKKHHIAALLVQFYHEQVVHQGRHITEGAIRCAGLWILGGKRLVTNLLNKCTTCRRLRGNVQQQKMADIPADLLFQTPPFTHVGVDVFGPWNISIRRTRGGVLENKRWAVMFTCLVTRAVHIKVVESLSTSSFINALRRFLAIRGPTKLFRSDCGTNFVGACKELQISSEDPELQSYLKNEACTWKFNPPHTSHMGGVWERMIGVARRILDAMMLKVHSPNLTHEVLVTLMAEVTAIMNGRSLVPVSSDPDQPDLLTPRALLTQKICPVSIPPGDFDSKDLYRKQWKQVQSLANSFWKRWREEYLATLQPRRKWQADQPNLAIGDVVLLKDTQVKRNEWPTGLIVDTYPGRDKRVRKVDVRIIKEGTAKVYTRPISEIVLLVKG, encoded by the coding sequence ATGTGTCTTTGCAGACGCTTCTACAGTAGCCATTTCAGCAGTTGCGTACCTTCGAGTCATGTCCACGTAGGCTTCTGCATGGGCAAGTCCAAATTAGCTCCTAGACAAGTCCACACAGTACCTCGCTTGGAGTTATGCGCTTCAGTTCTGGCGGTGGAGCTGGCAGACATGTTGCTAAATGAACTTGACATCGAAATTCACAAAGTGAAATACTACACTGACAGCCGAGTAGTCTTAGGCTATATCAACAACACAAGCCGAAGGTTCTATGTCTACGTAGCCAACCGTGTTGCTCGCATCAGAAAGTCATCCGAACCCAGTCAGTGGCACTTTGTGAGCACGGAAATCAATCCTGCCGATCATGGATCACGGTATGTGCCAGCTTCACTACTGAGTTCTACCAATTGGTTCACTGGTCCCGACTTCTTGAGGAAAAGTGATGGAGAGTGTCCTGTgcaaccaaatagctttcaacttgTTGAACCTGCCACAGACAATGAAGTCCGCCCTCAAGTCTCGACATTTGCAACTACAACTGTGGAAAAATCGCTCGGTTCACACAGGTTTGAACGCTTCTCCAGTTGTAAACGTCTTACTCAAGCTATCGCCAAACTCATTGAAAAGGTCAGCTCTATTTCAAAAGCTCCTGAATCAAAGATGGACGCTCTAACACAAGCAAAGTTAGTCATTGTACGAACTGTTCAAGGTGAGACATTTGCAAAGGAATTAAAAAATTTGAACAAAGGAAAGGACATACTAAAACACAGTCCACTGAAGAATCTCAATGTGTTTTTGGACAAAGAAAGACTGGTGCGAGTAGGAGGACGTGTGACTTCTGCTGAAATAACTCAAGAACAAAGGCAGCCTATCGTAATTCCAAAGAAGCATCACATTGCTGCTTTGCTGGTTCAGTTCTACCATGAACAGGTTGTGCACCAAGGTAGACACATCACAGAAGGAGCCATCAGGTGTGCAGGTCTGTGGATccttggaggaaaaaggttggtGACAAATCTTCTCAACAAATGCACAACCTGCCGCAGGTTAAGAGGAAATGTACAACAACAAAAGATGGCAGACATTCCAGCTGATCTTCTCTTCCAAACTCCTCCTTTCACACATGTTGGAGTGGACGTGTTTGGACCATGGAACATCAGCATCCGCCGGACGAGAGGTGGAGTGTTAGAGAACAAACGCTGGGCAGTAATGTTTACCTGTTTAGTCACACGAGCAGTTcacatcaaggtagttgagtccCTCTCCACTTCAAGTTTCATAAATGCTCTCAGAAGGTTCCTGGCCATAAGAGGCCCCACCAAGCTCTTTCGATCAGATTGTGGAACAAACTTCGTTGGAGCGTGCAAAGAGCTTCAGATAAGTTCAGAAGATCCAGAGCTTCAATCCTACCTCAAAAATGAGGCATGCACTTGGAAGTTCAACCCACCTCACACCTCTCATATGGGAGGGGTGTGGGAAAGAATGATCGGAGTGGCCCGACGTATTTTGGACGCTATGATGCTGAAAGTTCACTCTCCAAATCTGACTCATGAAGTACTTGTGACGCTCATGGCAGAGGTAACAGCCATAATGAATGGTCGTTCATTAGTACCTGTGTCATCCGATCCTGATCAACCCGACTTGCTGACACCAAGGGCCCTTCTTACTCAAAAAATCTGTCCCGTCTCTATTCCACCTGGAGACTTTGATTCAAAGGACTTGTACCGGAAGCAATGGAAACAGGTGCAAAGTCTTGCCAACTCATTCTGGAAACGATGGCGAGAAGAGTATCTTGCAACCCTTCAACCAAGAAGAAAATGGCAAGCAGATCAACCAAACTTAGCCATTGGTGACGTTGTTCTCCTAAAGGACACTCAGGTCAAAAGAAACGAATGGCCTACTGGACTTATTGTGGACACTTATCCTGGTCGAGATAAAAGAGTACGTAAAGTAGATGTACGCATAATTAAAGAAGGTACTGCTAAGGTGTACACAAGACCTATTTCAGAaattgtgttattagttaaaggTTAA